One stretch of Lacrimispora sphenoides DNA includes these proteins:
- a CDS encoding ABC transporter substrate-binding protein, with translation MKKRFIMLAGACVLAGVLSGCSGGAKSGSAETGAKNESTETAAKSESTEKAETSEPGKKVINVWAFTDEVPKMIEKYKELHPDFDYEINPTIIATTDGAYQPALDQALAAGGTNAPDLYCAEAAFVLKYTQGDAGQYAAPYEDLGIDVAAKVKEADIAKYTMDIGTNQDNKLVALGYQATGGAFIYRRSIAKDTWGTDDPKEVGAKLGAGSNSWDSFFNAANDLKAKGYGIISGDGDLWHAVENSSDTGWIVDGKLNIDPKREEFLDLSKKLMDGGLHNDTRDWQDAWFADMKGQGSKPVLGFFGPAWLINYVMAPNSGGEKIGEGTFGDWAVCESPIGFFWGGTWVMANKDSEVKKAVGDIIQWITLETSENGLQYMWANGTMNDAGTKDTVASGTVMAKSDGSIDFLNGQNMFDVFVPANKYAKGTNLTQYDETINMYWRDQVREYTAGNKSREQAIKDFKQQVADNLDITVE, from the coding sequence ATGAAAAAACGGTTTATTATGCTGGCAGGTGCGTGTGTGCTGGCAGGAGTGTTATCGGGATGCAGCGGCGGTGCAAAGAGCGGATCCGCGGAAACGGGGGCAAAGAACGAATCTACAGAAACAGCAGCAAAGAGCGAATCCACGGAAAAGGCAGAAACGTCGGAACCTGGAAAAAAGGTGATCAATGTCTGGGCATTTACGGATGAAGTGCCTAAAATGATCGAAAAATACAAAGAATTGCATCCGGATTTTGATTATGAAATCAATCCTACGATCATTGCCACAACGGACGGCGCTTATCAGCCGGCACTGGATCAGGCACTGGCGGCAGGCGGGACCAATGCACCGGATCTGTATTGTGCAGAAGCCGCATTTGTACTTAAATACACGCAGGGAGATGCCGGCCAATATGCGGCTCCCTACGAGGACCTGGGAATTGACGTAGCCGCAAAAGTGAAGGAAGCGGATATCGCCAAGTATACCATGGACATAGGAACCAATCAGGATAACAAGCTGGTTGCCTTAGGATACCAGGCGACTGGCGGTGCATTTATCTATCGCCGTTCCATTGCAAAGGATACTTGGGGAACCGATGATCCGAAGGAAGTCGGTGCTAAATTGGGAGCGGGAAGCAATAGCTGGGATTCATTTTTCAATGCTGCAAATGATTTAAAAGCCAAAGGCTACGGGATCATATCCGGTGACGGTGATCTGTGGCACGCAGTGGAAAACAGTTCTGATACAGGCTGGATTGTGGATGGCAAGCTGAATATTGACCCGAAGCGGGAAGAGTTTTTGGATCTGTCTAAGAAGCTGATGGATGGAGGACTTCACAATGATACCAGAGACTGGCAGGATGCCTGGTTTGCGGACATGAAGGGCCAGGGCTCTAAACCGGTTTTAGGCTTCTTTGGTCCGGCATGGCTGATCAACTATGTGATGGCTCCTAACTCAGGCGGCGAGAAAATCGGAGAAGGAACCTTTGGTGACTGGGCAGTATGCGAATCTCCTATCGGCTTTTTCTGGGGCGGCACATGGGTAATGGCAAATAAAGATTCTGAGGTGAAAAAAGCAGTTGGTGATATTATCCAGTGGATCACTCTGGAAACTTCCGAAAACGGCTTGCAGTACATGTGGGCAAACGGTACTATGAATGATGCGGGAACAAAGGACACCGTAGCTTCCGGTACAGTTATGGCCAAATCCGACGGCTCTATTGACTTCTTAAACGGACAGAATATGTTTGACGTATTTGTTCCGGCAAATAAATATGCAAAGGGTACGAACCTGACACAGTACGATGAAACCATTAACATGTATTGGAGAGATCAGGTACGGGAATACACCGCAGGAAACAAGAGCAGAGAACAGGCGATTAAGGATTTCAAACAGCAGGTAGCAGATAATCTGGATATCACCGTTGAATAA
- a CDS encoding carbohydrate ABC transporter permease, translating to MKRKHSGYAKWGYIFCLPFTIAFLIFTLYPIIFTTVIGFTDCKGLGTVKFHFLADDPFLNFKNILANPSFQKSFRNTLGMWICNFIPQIGLALLLTAWFTDNRNHIKGKGLFKVLFYMPNIITAATVAILFNALIGYPMGPVNDILMTLGITDQPINFQVNKAVARGSVSFIQFWTWYGYTMIILISGVLGISPEIFESAEVDGANRIQTFFYITIPNLKTILLFTLVTSLIGGLQMFDIPKLFLLGGPDNATLTTSVFIYNQAFSGSYLYNRASAASMIMFVIICAASAILFFAMRDKDEAELEKLTKQQEREYRKMQKERRKSHE from the coding sequence ATGAAACGAAAACATTCTGGTTATGCGAAATGGGGATACATTTTCTGTCTGCCCTTTACCATTGCATTTCTTATTTTCACTTTATATCCGATTATTTTTACTACTGTTATTGGATTTACGGATTGTAAGGGATTGGGTACGGTAAAGTTTCATTTTCTGGCGGACGATCCATTTTTAAACTTTAAGAACATTTTAGCAAATCCCTCGTTCCAGAAGTCATTTCGGAACACTTTAGGCATGTGGATATGCAACTTTATCCCTCAGATAGGTCTGGCCCTGCTTTTAACGGCGTGGTTTACGGATAACCGGAATCACATCAAAGGAAAAGGACTGTTTAAGGTATTGTTTTATATGCCCAACATTATTACTGCAGCTACCGTCGCCATTCTGTTCAACGCCCTTATCGGCTATCCCATGGGACCGGTCAATGATATTTTAATGACCTTAGGGATTACGGACCAACCAATTAATTTTCAGGTCAACAAAGCCGTGGCAAGGGGAAGCGTATCATTTATTCAGTTCTGGACGTGGTATGGCTATACCATGATTATTTTGATATCCGGCGTACTGGGAATCAGTCCTGAAATCTTTGAATCCGCAGAGGTAGATGGGGCAAACCGGATTCAGACCTTTTTCTATATCACGATCCCCAACTTAAAAACCATTCTGCTGTTTACATTGGTAACCAGTTTGATTGGCGGTTTACAGATGTTCGATATTCCAAAGCTGTTTTTACTTGGCGGACCGGACAATGCCACCTTAACCACCAGCGTATTTATCTATAATCAGGCCTTTAGCGGCAGTTACTTATACAATCGGGCTTCCGCCGCCAGTATGATCATGTTTGTGATCATTTGCGCTGCATCTGCAATTTTGTTTTTTGCAATGAGGGATAAGGACGAAGCAGAATTGGAGAAGCTGACCAAACAGCAGGAACGGGAATATAGGAAAATGCAGAAGGAACGGAGGAAATCACATGAATAA
- a CDS encoding carbohydrate ABC transporter permease — MNKKRSSLILKVIIYVVCVFLAILSIAPFYIMVINATRSTVQIQQHAISLLPSTYMMKNIAILLGKSFNPANGFLNSLIISTGATLCAVYFSNMTAYGLVVYNWRFRKPFFSFIMAIMMVPAQITMIGFYQMVYRIHMTNNFLMLILPAIASPAMVFFMRQYMLPSLSLEIIQAARIDGAGEFYIFNRIAMPIMKPAIATQAIFCFVSSWNNLFTPLVLLTDQKKYTMPIMVSLLRGDIYKTEYGSVYMGLALTVLPLIVVYLLLSRYIISGVALGGVKG; from the coding sequence ATGAATAAAAAGCGCAGCTCATTGATATTGAAAGTCATTATTTACGTGGTATGTGTTTTCCTTGCAATTTTAAGCATTGCCCCGTTTTACATTATGGTGATCAATGCCACCCGTTCTACGGTACAGATACAGCAACACGCAATTTCGCTTCTTCCTTCTACTTATATGATGAAGAATATAGCTATTTTGTTGGGAAAAAGTTTTAATCCTGCCAATGGTTTTTTGAATTCCCTTATCATTTCCACAGGAGCAACTCTTTGTGCGGTGTATTTTTCCAACATGACCGCATACGGGCTGGTGGTGTACAACTGGAGATTCCGTAAACCATTTTTCAGCTTTATCATGGCAATTATGATGGTTCCGGCCCAGATTACGATGATCGGTTTCTACCAGATGGTTTACCGGATTCATATGACGAACAATTTCCTCATGCTCATATTACCGGCCATTGCCTCTCCTGCTATGGTGTTCTTTATGAGGCAGTATATGCTGCCTTCTTTGTCACTGGAAATCATTCAGGCTGCCCGCATTGATGGGGCAGGGGAGTTCTATATCTTTAACCGGATTGCTATGCCAATTATGAAACCGGCCATTGCAACACAGGCGATCTTCTGCTTTGTGTCCAGCTGGAACAATTTGTTTACCCCTCTGGTGCTTTTGACGGATCAGAAGAAGTATACCATGCCCATTATGGTAAGCCTGCTTCGCGGGGATATTTATAAGACAGAATATGGCTCTGTTTATATGGGGCTGGCTTTGACGGTGTTGCCCCTGATTGTGGTTTATCTGCTTCTTTCCCGTTACATAATTTCCGGTGTTGCGTTAGGTGGCGTTAAGGGATAG
- a CDS encoding AraC family transcriptional regulator: MTKSAYYQRPEDRSFQGRQVEGLLENVEYSLNSNIRIWHNIQMEGYAPHQHSALEILIPVECDYTVIINKKSFTLHPGDILFIPRFSIHEILPATSGSRFIYMFNMEPLSSFYDSSFLDVVLLEPCLMNKQNHSRIYERIYSGFMEINDIYFPGGIFWEYSIYAILINLLTTIGGEYYHALSANSQTSQEKHYEYYQKFTGLLSYIDAHYGENLTLEKMAAHIGFSKYHFSRLFKEHTNSTFYDYLSRKRIQAAQEMLLAGESITSIAFQTGFNNPASFSRCFKKYTKYNPTEFRSQFSLSSIP, from the coding sequence ATGACCAAATCCGCATACTACCAACGTCCCGAAGACCGTTCCTTCCAGGGCAGACAAGTGGAAGGCCTGTTAGAAAACGTTGAATATTCCCTTAATTCCAATATCCGTATCTGGCATAACATTCAAATGGAAGGCTACGCACCTCACCAGCACAGTGCATTGGAAATTCTCATACCCGTGGAATGTGACTATACCGTCATCATCAACAAAAAATCCTTCACCTTACATCCGGGCGACATTCTCTTTATCCCCCGCTTTTCCATCCATGAGATCCTTCCGGCTACCAGCGGTTCCCGCTTCATTTATATGTTCAACATGGAACCACTGTCCAGTTTTTACGATTCCTCCTTTTTGGATGTGGTTCTGTTAGAACCTTGCCTTATGAACAAGCAAAACCATAGCCGGATTTATGAACGGATCTATTCCGGTTTCATGGAGATCAACGACATCTATTTTCCAGGCGGGATCTTTTGGGAATATTCTATTTATGCGATCCTGATCAACCTCTTAACGACAATCGGCGGAGAGTACTATCATGCCCTCTCCGCCAATTCACAAACCTCTCAAGAAAAACATTATGAGTATTACCAGAAGTTCACAGGCCTTTTGTCCTACATTGACGCCCATTACGGGGAGAACTTAACGTTAGAAAAAATGGCCGCCCACATAGGCTTTTCCAAATACCATTTTTCCCGCCTGTTTAAAGAACATACCAACTCTACTTTTTATGACTATTTAAGCCGCAAACGCATTCAGGCGGCTCAGGAAATGTTATTGGCTGGCGAATCGATCACCTCAATCGCCTTCCAAACCGGGTTCAACAATCCGGCTTCCTTTAGCCGGTGCTTTAAGAAGTATACAAAATACAATCCTACCGAGTTTCGCAGCCAATTTTCCCTTTCGTCTATCCCTTAA
- a CDS encoding bifunctional diguanylate cyclase/phosphodiesterase translates to MNWFRKKTALPLQTETETKSQVLEDPLLESKPEREACLKHLSLVMSSMERGTVLKLHIENFKRLNQVFGYEYCEYLLEQILTYLKEVTGKDVYHYIGVEYIIILEQYTQGQAYELAEMIAGRFDHVWKVSGTDCLCSAQMGICTYPGHADSPDQMLKCLDLAVIKAEDGGPNQAVVFDSVLQKQLQRRQTIVLYLKTALEKEEVEVRYRPTLQIDTGTFTRAELYMRIFIKGLGMIGASEFLPVAEDSGQIRAIEYYALEKAAQCIHGLLEAGCDFESIALPISPVLFLQEDFLDEVKRMMDIYHIPEGKLALEIQESALTMAYLNINVSLQQLQEMGVEIILNEFGSGHSGISSILELPVDTLKLERLFVWQLETNPRSRSVIEGLVRMARDLDMTIIAEGVETENQNQILSEAGCNYQQGFYYSPTLEKDTLLKILGTSLTESHQLLAEEKEKMGKLS, encoded by the coding sequence ATGAATTGGTTTAGAAAAAAAACAGCTCTGCCCCTTCAGACAGAGACAGAGACCAAAAGCCAGGTATTAGAAGATCCTTTATTAGAGAGCAAACCGGAACGAGAAGCCTGTTTAAAGCATCTGAGCCTGGTAATGAGCTCTATGGAACGGGGCACTGTGCTAAAGCTCCACATAGAGAATTTTAAACGGCTAAACCAGGTATTTGGTTATGAATACTGCGAATACCTTCTTGAACAGATCCTTACCTATTTAAAAGAAGTGACAGGAAAAGACGTCTACCATTATATTGGTGTGGAATATATCATCATACTGGAACAATATACCCAGGGACAGGCTTATGAGCTTGCTGAGATGATTGCCGGCAGGTTTGACCATGTCTGGAAAGTCAGCGGGACCGACTGCTTATGTTCCGCACAGATGGGCATCTGCACCTATCCCGGACACGCCGATTCTCCGGACCAGATGTTAAAGTGTCTGGATCTGGCCGTTATAAAGGCAGAAGACGGAGGTCCCAATCAGGCGGTCGTCTTTGACAGCGTTTTGCAGAAACAGCTGCAGCGGCGCCAGACCATTGTTCTTTATCTAAAGACAGCCCTGGAAAAAGAAGAGGTGGAGGTTCGTTACCGCCCTACTCTTCAAATTGATACGGGGACCTTTACCCGGGCAGAGCTTTATATGCGCATCTTTATTAAAGGCCTTGGGATGATCGGAGCCAGCGAATTTCTTCCTGTTGCAGAGGATTCCGGGCAGATCCGGGCCATTGAATACTATGCACTGGAAAAAGCAGCCCAATGCATCCACGGGCTGCTTGAAGCTGGCTGCGATTTTGAATCCATTGCTCTTCCCATTTCTCCCGTTCTTTTTTTACAGGAAGATTTCCTTGACGAAGTGAAGCGCATGATGGATATCTATCACATACCTGAGGGAAAGCTTGCCCTGGAGATCCAGGAAAGTGCCCTGACCATGGCTTATTTAAACATCAACGTGTCCCTTCAGCAATTGCAGGAAATGGGCGTAGAGATCATCCTCAATGAATTCGGTTCCGGCCACTCCGGAATCTCCTCAATCCTGGAGCTTCCAGTGGATACCTTAAAGCTTGAGCGCCTGTTCGTATGGCAGCTTGAGACGAATCCAAGGTCCCGGTCCGTCATTGAAGGGCTGGTCCGAATGGCAAGAGATCTTGATATGACCATCATTGCCGAAGGCGTGGAAACGGAAAACCAGAACCAAATACTTTCGGAAGCCGGCTGCAATTACCAGCAGGGGTTTTACTATTCTCCTACCCTGGAAAAAGACACTCTGTTAAAAATCCTCGGCACTTCCTTAACAGAATCTCATCAGCTCTTAGCAGAGGAAAAGGAAAAAATGGGGAAACTAAGCTAA